TATGTAATTACAACCGGGCAGTCACTTTATCTTTGGTGTACACCAGTTCTACTTTGATCTATTTTAAAGGGGATTTCTTTTTAGTTATTATACTTGGAATTTATCGTAATTCTGAAACAGatgatttacatattttacaCATTCTGGCAAGTTGCTAAATATATCTGTTTGAATATcacctttccttcatttttttctattatttcctaaAAATCTTAAACAGTCtcacttaaatttttctttaaattatcttccaaatttccatctcttttcctctctgtgcTGCATTCTCTGAATTCTTTCAGATCTCCATCTTAATGCACTAAAAATGCTCTTcatctatgtttattttgttgtttattttatccattcattttgaaattttaatatttatatttttatttcttgaaatccTATCTGGTTATATTTCAAATctcttttgtcatattttatagACTCTTTTATTTGTAATACTTTCAAAACATCTTTCATTGATTGAATATATTCAGTGTatcattttctaattcttttcagAGCCAGATTTGCTCTGTTATTTCTGTGGACATAGACATATGATGACTGATTTTTGGTTTGTTGGTGATTTTTGATTGTGAACTAATATATAGGAAATGTGTCATGGGTTTAAGTTGCATTCCTCCAGAGAAAATTTGGGTTTGCCTCTACCAATTGCCTGGGATCAGTATGGAACTCAATGTTAATTACCCTCAAGATTTTTAAGAAAACCGATTGTTTAAACTTAGTCTGCTAACACAATTACTTGTTTGTAGTAATAGCTCTTCTAATGTTTTTTGTTGActcttttgtgggttttttttttctaattcatgttTTGGGACGCTGTAAACAGCTGGACACACAGATTTTCTATTAGATATTTAACCTTCAACAGAGTGTATTCTTTGTCCCTGATCATCTGCAACTATCAGTTCTATCAAAATTAAAGCTCAATAACACCAGATATAGGTAACTAGCAGTATTAGAACTCACTTCCTTTTCTGGATTtctatttatctctatttttttttttttttttgagacagagtcttgcccaggctgtagtgcagtggtgcaatctcagctcactgcaatctccacctcctgggttcaagcaaatctcctgtctcagcctcccaagtagctgggactacaggcgtgcaccaccacacctacctaattcttttttatttttagtagagatggggtttcaccttgttggcctgggtgatctcgatctcctgacctcatgatctgcctgcctcagcctcccaaagtgctgggattacaggtgtgagccactctagtTCTTTAACATCTGGCAATTTTGCTTATTTCCTCTCAACTTagcatacacatatgtacacacacacacactctctccaacacacacatatgtgtgtgtatatatatatacatatgtatatttgtgtatatatacatatggatatatgtatgtatatatacataattattgtTAGCATTATTTTGTTATACCTAATGGgaaaatttttcaagtttttagttCACAATACTAACAGAAATAAATGCTTACTGTCTATGAGTTTATGACAGTCTTTCATATTTCtatataaacttttcatttttaaatgtattcagcAATCTTATTGTACTAACATGTACTTTGCCTTATGTTTTAAATGGCTGATATATTAAATACTGTGaatgaaatatcatttatttaacaagtcTCCTACTGATggatatttattttcagtttcttgttattacaaaaaaagtcaatctatatatgtgtgtgcatgtgtgcatatatgtgtgtgtatatatacacacatgtgtgtgtgtataaaaatccatgtgtgtgtgtatatatatatacacacacgtgtgtgtgtataaaaatccatgtgtgtgtgtgtatatatatatatatataaaagttccatacacacacacacacacacacacacacacacacatataggatACATATTATATGGAAcgtatatatggatatatatggaACATACATATGGACATATATATGaaacttttatatatacacacatacatacacacacatatatatggaacatatatatacacacacctgtgtgtgtataaaaattccatatgtatgtgtgtatatatatataaaagttccatatatacacacacacacacacacacacacatacatataggaTACAtattatatggaatatatatatgtatatatatggaacATACATATGGACATATATATGGaacttttatatatacacacatacatacacacacatatatatggaacttttatatatatagatatatatacacacacatacatacacacacacacacacaaacacacacacacacatataagttCTAACATCTAGATTAAATTTATAGAATTCGAATTGCTAAGTCAAAGAATATAGTACTtaaattttgatgtttatttataatttacttttcagAGTTTGCAACAACTAATttgagagacaaaaagaaaatctgtgccTGTATCCCCATTGCCTTATCCACATTGGGTTTTATGagcacattattattaatttgagGAACAGTTTGTTTCTTAACTTCATTTTAGCATTTATTCCatggatataaaatatattttggaaacaaTTGAAGtgcttttaaaagactttttttatgGCAAGTGAGGAATTGATTTGAGCCAATTTTTCTCATATTCAACTGTGAAATATAATCCAATATTATGGCAATGTCATTAGATCTCTCATCTGACTGTGAGTGTCCTAATTGTTCGGAGGGGCCTCAGAATGAGTCTGATTGGAACCCCTCTTCCAACGAGAGTGGTAATGGCTCTTTATATTCAAGATCAAGGAAGAAATCCATGCTTTCTTACAGTGTGCAGTGCTTTCCTTCTCAGTCTTGTCCCATCAAGCCAGAAAGTGATAACAAAGAAGACTCAGCAGTTCTTCCCTCAGACGAGGAAAACTATGTGGGGTCTTCTCAAAACAATAATCTCATTCTGAGCCTTGAGGATATCAAAAGAAAACTCAAGCCAGTGAGAGAGTGGACTATCCAAGAGTTACTGAGGGAGTTTGGGGATAGAGGGAAGTTCCAACCAAACTCCATGTCCCTGGGCTACTTTAGAGATCACATGGTTTTAAAGTTCAGAAGAGCTCTGTATTATTCTGGAATTTGGGTGACACATGTTCAAGGCTACAAACCTCAACAGCACTTTACAGCTAATTACTTTAAAAGAAACCCTGGTTGCCTACACCGGCTGGTTCCCTGGCTGAAACGGGAACTAACAGCTGTTTATGGAGATTATGGCTACACAGTAAAGAATATCCTAACCACCATCCTCCATCACATGACAAAATATGACTTGGACAGTGAGTCTTTTATTCACTTCCTAGAACCATATCTCTTGCAATATACCCACCATTTCCTACATGAGTTTATTAGTTTTGTTCATTCACCTTACAACATGGAGACCTATGACCAGCGAGCCATCTATCAATGTTCTGCTGCTTCACCATGTGTAAAAAAGAAGCCCATTGCATCAGCTCCTATTTCACCTTTACCTAAGGATCACACTCTACTGATATCTCAACATAATACAAAGCAGCCTAAAAACACTCAGGGTCAATGGAATAAAGAGGAGAGGCCCCTGTCAGGCTCAAAACAGTTTCCAAATAGTACTTCTTCCTTGAAGAAATCTGAAATCCCACCCGTTTATGATAAAACAGTAAGCAAAATCTATGGTGGAATCAAAGACGAAGCCGAATCAGGTGACCACAAAAGCATCGTTTCTACAAATAATATACTCCACAAATGGGCTACTCCAAGGGAAAGGTACCCAGGCTTATTgaattgcaaaaaaaaagttcaagagaaaaagacagaaggaataaAGCTGTTTCCTGATCATGTCCATGATCCGGGAAAGAGTGACACAACTGCACACCCCTTTGATACCCCAGCAATTTCTAATCAGGTGCAACCACAGAAATACAGTTTAAGGGAAAGAAGGGGTTTGAGCCTTGGCCAGAAGATaaactttcagaaaaaagaagaaaatagcaaaTACTCAGATTCTTCACCAAAGACCTTTCAAAGATCGTCCAGAGAAAGATCCTTGAAAAGTTGCAAATCCAGAGAGAGAGACCCCTCTTGGAGTAGCATTTCAgaaaatgccttttctcctaaGAGAGATGGCAGGAAactgagttctttgagaaaaaagAGATTGAAGTGTAGACAATCCTCCCATTTTGTAGGAATTGGTTCACACTCCAGTAGAAGAATCCAAAGACGATCAAGGTCCACTACTCACAGATCCAAATCCTGGTGTGTTGGATCTAGAAAGAGATCTGTAAGCAGAGAATCGAGTAATCTCTCTCTGAGAGGAAGTCACAGAAGTGAAAACTTCCCCCAGAATATATGCTGCAagctctcaaaagaaaaacatgcacATGGCAATGAATCAAACTATGGGAGGCCATCTTCAACTACAATCCAACACGTGAAGCTTTCTTCAACTGCTGGAAAAAGACTCAAGTGTCCTTCCAAAAGTGAAGATGCTTCCCAAGCAGGAAGACACTGTAACAGTCCCACATGCCTACAGCTCCAGGAGCACAGACCCCCAAGTAAACAGGAGATAAAGCAAGAAACTACATTTCCTAGACCTAGAAGAACTAGAGTAGTTAGGCACAGAAAAACCAAATGCCATTATTCAGATATACACACCGCAGAGGACATCAGTGATGAACTGAGCAATGTGGATGATATAAGACAAATGAGTGGACTTTCTGAATGTGCACCATCCTGCAGGAGGCAAATCCACCCAAAACAGCATTTGAATCTTTAGAATATTCACTGGGTCAAGACAGAATACAAAGGAGACATAGTATCAGACACATAGGTGCGAattgttttaaaaggtaaatCAGTCTACTAAACTAGCCACTAATGTAGCTTAGATTGTATTCATACTTTTAAAGAGTATATCAGTCTACTAAAATAGCTACTAAGCTAGTTTAgattatattcatattttcaaagaGTATGAATATAATCGAAAAATATTACTGAAAAGATTTATCACATCACTTGGTAACTGAAAGTAAAAGCTTGGTTATTAAATTCAAAGTTCATTTTCGAGACAAATGCAAATCATTAAATTGGTCATATACGTAAatatttctgcctgcttttttctTATGAACTAAATGATTGACATATTTGACTTATTCTTTTGTTTCCAGATTTAACTGTAAAGATTGACTATTCAAAGGTCCAAACACCCTGAAGATTATGCTAACAATAGAACTATGAGTTTCCTAACACAAGTTATGCATAAATATGTTACTAAACATATGTgttattgtattagttcattctgacattgctataaagaactgcctgaaactggataatttataaaggaaagcggCTGAATTGATCACAATTCAGCACAgctcaggaggcctcaggaaacttacaatgatggtggaaggggaagcaaacacatccttcttcacatggcagcaggagagagaagtgcagagcCAAGGTGGGgaatgccctttataaaaccatcagatctcatgagaattcactcactatcatgagaacagcatgtggaCACTGCcaccatgatctaatcaccttccaccaggtccctcccccaacatgtgggaattacaattcagattacaattcaagatgaaatttgggtagggacacagagtcaGACCatatcagttattttttaaataataatatatattgagGTCTGTTACATTTTAGACCTAATGCATTTTTAGTCCCTGGAAAATAAAGGCAAGGTCACTGTCTTAAAGTATAGGCATTGCCTTAAAGTATTTCACAGCCTAGTTACCAAAGCAGATGTAGGTAAATAGGTAAAAATGAGCATCTGTGGAATTTTTGCCACCCCTTTTACTATGACCCTCTTTCGAAAACTGTTCCTTCACGTGCTCTGACAAGGTGTCTTCGTTagatgctgctttttttttttttttttagataactATGATTCTCCATCTGTGGTGGTAGTGGCTGAATGATGGCGGCTATCTAAGCCAAGCTAATCATAGTATTTTGCCCCTCTGGCCATACAATATAGTATTTCCCTGGTATTTTTCGAACTGGTTCTGAGCAAAAGGGTCATCCTTTTTCCCTGTTAGCACATGGTGAGAAATTTAAAGTTTAGATATTAAGTTGTTGccaaagtaattgcagtttttgccattaaaagtaatgacaaaaattacttttgcatcaacctaatactATCAAGAGCTGGATTTCTCAAGATGAGAAAGTCAATTTGAGGTAAGACAGGAGAAAGCTAACAGAGTAAAGTGAGACAAGTCAGGCGAATAGATTCTTGGAAGTAGGACGTGGATCTTCTCTAACCCAAGCTGTCATTCTATCTTTTACGTGGTTGTattatgttatccctccctaagtATTGTGTCAATGCACTTCCTGTTTGCCTCCTTTGTTAAATCAGGATTTTCATTCACTTTCAATCAAGCAAGTCACCAGGCATTGGCAGAATGGAAGTCTGCTGGAGAATGAAGAGGGAGCAATAATTGTCTTGGGGAAGTTTCTGAAGACTTTTTGGAAGTCATATATGGGTATAGTCCTGAAGGGTGAGTAGGAGTTTACCAGGTAAATTTATTGGCAAGGGCTATCAAGAAAAAGGAGAGACttgaagaaaagtaagaaaaatgacattttctaaAACTCCACTTCTAGTGTAGCTGGAAAACCCTGAGAGATACGTTAAGAAGGGAGGCTGATGCCAAGCTGTAAACAGGCATGAAACAAGGCTGAGTCCACGGCAGTCACAAAGCATCTAAAGTTAGCACAGGACTCaaaattccaatttttatttttaaacactattttgtttactttcctaactcttttgaaaaagaataaagacatgTTCCTAAAGAAATCTTAGAAAACCCATGTAACAGATATATATGTGTTCCAGTAAATTTCGTTGTAAATAttgccatatttcttttttttttttgtatgtatgtatactttCCTCAAGTTATGTGAGCTTTCTACTATCAACAATTACCTAACCCTTCCATGGTAGAGATTTATGGAAATATATGCAAAGTCCTGAtattaaaaacaggaaatcaatTACAGTAGTTCAGAACACCACAATTTAGCAGcagtttataaaaaagaaaatacaactctTAATGTGGTCAAAAGTATACTTATGAGCCAGTAATGCTAGGCTGCATTCAAAGATGTAGAGAATTTCTCTTGGTAGAGAAAAGCAAAGTAGACATGTCAATGTcttcaaatatacaaatgaatGTTCTCTAGGAggtgtatttttctaaataatttggAAAGCAAATCTGTCTTCTTTTAAGGATAAAATTTTAGGAAGGTGATTTCTGCTTAATCAAAGAAGCTTTTTTTATTAGACTAGTCATATGGTTCCTTTAAGAGTGGGCAAGAGGCCGGGTAGAAAAGAAATTCTCATCCTTAGAAGTGTTCATGCTTGGCTGGATTCCAATAATGTGAAAAATTTGACTGGTTGCTTTCTAAATTCCAGTTTAACTCAAAGATTCCAAGATTCATTAAAGAGTCAAATAAATTTTCGAATGAATCAAAACTATCATACCcttaaatatggaaataatatttcatggatgggaaatataaatttaatgctAACACAGTAACAATAACAAATATCAAAAGTTTACTAtctgtgatacacacacacacagatacaaatTCAATGAAGCACTTTGAATTGTAATtgaattaaatacaaatttaattcaAACTTTATCAGTGAGGAAAGCTAGTAATTATGTTGTGGTTTGAACTCAAACCTAGATGGCCCCAACTCAAGCAAATGATCTTAAACCACAACCTGGCACCACCTACTTTTTAGTCgttgttgccatttttatttatgtatctttcACATCCTCTGGTAAACACATTCACAAACACTATGCCATTTTACTACTACAAAAAAAGAGTAAGGTTGGTTTAATTACACTTATCTTTTCCACAaggaaaatgagtttgaaagaGATTGTATCGTAGCAAGCGGAAGAGCTGAGAGTAAAACTGTAGTTCTAACTGCCCACGCTTTGCGCTTTTATAGCTTATTCTGGTTGACTGAGCTTTTCAAATCTAACTCAGAAATACTTACAACCGTTGATCACCTGGTCCTCTCTGCTACTGAGAGTACTTTTTCATTCAAAATCCAGAATACTAACATCATCATACAGGATGAGGTGCCAAGGAGgcacttctatttatttataaggATAAAAACTAATTCCTCTTTCCCAAGTTCACCCTGAATTGTCCTACTGATGCCAGTGGGGTTCATCTCAGCCAGCTGGAAGGAGGCAGGTGACTGATTTTCAATACATATGCCTCAGTTCACACAATATCTTCTATGACATGTGGGTCAGCTGAAACCTTGGAGGTCTGGGGCCAGTTTTTATCTCTGTCGACTTCCTAGTGCTCTTTGGTGTGATACTCTTTAAGGCATATTTTATGTGTCTAATAAAAAGCAGGTAAGGAGAAATGAGATGTCCGAAGATACTCGAAAGTCATTGTCAGGAgtgaatataaaaaagaatgaattattaaTACTTACAGCTTTCCATTGTGCATCTTTTAACTAATGAGAATTTATCAATCCCCACAGATACATCTAAGAAAAGGCCTTCCACCTGTGCACATTGGAATGCTTACAGTATCCTCCTAACTTCTTTCTCTGACTCTGGGCTCTCTTTCTCCAGGTAATCATCCACACTGCTACTTTCATTCTaatattacacatttatttatgtaattcgCCTGCCTAAAATTCTTCATTGGTTCCCTGTTGCATAGAGAACTCTTTAGCTTCAATCCATTCCTCTATCCATTTGTTCTGGTAGACAAACATGCAAACACAgacattcatacatatatatgatgcaTAAGAACACACCATTATCTGCACACATCGTTTCTTATCAATAAAATAGGTTATAACTTCCTTGTCTTAGACAAAATGCATTTCTGTCACAATGCTTACTCTAGTGTCTTCCATATTGTTCAATAAACGTATTTTCTCTAATTGGTTTGGTATTATTGAACTGTATGATATTGGATAAGCTCACTTCTCTACAATTCAGTTATTGCCTCAGTTAAATGTAATTGGTTCAGTCCCTTTTTGAACCACTGATATGATGTTCTGTAAAACAATGCCACTGCCTTGTGTCTGAGCCTTCCTCACCCTTCTCTGAGCCAGTGGCTTTGACTAGGCTTAACTTTCACACTCATTTGGACTTTTATCACATTATTGAGGTCTATAGTGGATTTTAAGTGGTTTACTGGCCTGTAACACAATTTGGAAACACTCTGCTAGAGGATTTCCATTTTGAATATGCTATAAATCTTCGATTTTTGATTTAATTAAGTTAGTCACATCAAAGTGACTATTGAGCTACTGGGAGCATATTACAACTAAGAACTGATAAAAAATTTTGGCACATTATTAAGTGCTccaaagtaaaattttagaacattGTATGGAAATACTGTCACGTGCAGTTTCATCTAATGGGCGTATAGTTTATTAATATAAAGTATCTGAATATAGATAGCTTCAACAGTTTCAGTTATGTTCAAAGTGTAAATAAAGCTGCATAGTGGGTTGACAGGTACTTTTATATTAGGCTTCATAACAAATatgttataaatgttattttgtgtatttaatattacattaaaacatgttttgaaatgtgaggattatgcatatatacttattatttatatatacttatagcTCAGAAGAATAGGTACATAAATGCAGGGCAGTAATTAATCACTCCCATGCTTAACCCTTCAGTACTTTCCCAGTCTCTACTACAGTAGatcctttgcttttttcctttttaattccaAATTCAACCATATCAGTAGCAAGTCAGTTTCTGAATCAGGCCAGGCCATTGCCCATCTTCGTGCTAACTTCTTAGCTTAGAAAGTTGTTGCTCCGCTGTTGTTCAGAGAACACTTTCAGAATCCATTTAAGGGACACCATCTTTCTGAAGTTTCATATTGTGTTAACTCTCAAGCTGTTAGAAGTGAACAATCACTTTCTTTGTGCCCTtacacttctttttcttcctttctttcttttttaaattgagacacggtctcattctgtcatccaggccggagtgtagtgatgtgagcacagttcactgcagcctcgacctcctgggcttaagtgatgttcctgcctcagcctcccaaatagctggaactataggaacATGCCACAACACCTAgtgcatttttgtgttttgggggtcttttaaaaaatttttttgtagcaatggggtttcaccatgttgcccaggctagtcttgaacttctgggctcaaataatttgtctgcttcggcttcccaaagtgctgggatttcagacatgagtcaccatatCCAGCCTGTGCTCTCGAGCTTCTATTGTAAAAccaaaaatacttattttgtcatttttatcttaCATGTCTGAGTTCACTCTCCTTATACTTCTCCCTTAAGAATGAGAACTTCTTCAAGAAAAGGACCAGCCGAGCCTGTAGTAAGTGCTTAGTTAAGGCTGACTGGAAAAGTGGATGATTAAAGGACACAGAACAAAATTTTGGATGTGAATTGAATAGGATCAGTGATTGTGGGAGGTATCATAAGGAAACAGTGACTCAAGAAGGACCCTTGATCCATTTCAATCACTCTTCTGTATTAGAACCTAAAAGTCAATCAACTGTGCCAAGGCAAAGTAAAGCCCAAGGAGATCCTAAGAATGCCAATAGATAGATGATCACTTAAATGTTAACATGAAAGCCTTTCCGTACTATATCAAAAGATACTTGTTACTTTATAGAAATTCAGAATCATGGGCCCCAACCCAAACCAGAAATTGAATTTTAATATCATCCCCTGGTGATTTACATGCAGAATATTTTGAGAAGCAATTCTTCAAAAGAACAGTTTTAGGACTGAACACCAGCCATAAATTATTATTCTACCAAGATTTTTGAATACAAGTTTGTTATCATATGGTAGCCAACAATGGTGACTATAATAAATAAGATTTCAGGTCAAACAAAAATTT
The sequence above is a segment of the Saimiri boliviensis isolate mSaiBol1 chromosome 2, mSaiBol1.pri, whole genome shotgun sequence genome. Coding sequences within it:
- the LOC101048608 gene encoding LOW QUALITY PROTEIN: uncharacterized protein LOC101048608 (The sequence of the model RefSeq protein was modified relative to this genomic sequence to represent the inferred CDS: deleted 1 base in 1 codon), translating into MSLDLSSDCECPNCSEGPQNESDWNPSSNESGNGSLYSRSRKKSMLSYSVQCFPSQSCPIKPESDNKEDSAVLPSDEENYVGSSQNNNLILSLEDIKRKLKPVREWTIQELLREFGDRGKFQPNSMSLGYFRDHMVLKFRRALYYSGIWVTHVQGYKPQQHFTANYFKRNPGCLHRLVPWLKRELTAVYGDYGYTVKNILTTILHHMTKYDLDSESFIHFLEPYLLQYTHHFLHEFISFVHSPYNMETYDQRAIYQCSAASPCVKKKPIASAPISPLPKDHTLLISQHNTKQPKNTQGQWNKEERPLSGSKQFPNSTSSLKKSEIPPVYDKTVSKIYGGIKDEAESGDHKSIVSTNNILHKWATPRERYPGLLNCKKKVQEKKTEGIKLFPDHVHDPGKSDTTAHPFDTPAISNQVQPQKYSLRERRGLSLGQKINFQKKEENSKYSDSSPKTFQRSSRERSLKSCKSRERDPSWSSISENAFSPKRDGRKLSSLRKKRLKCRQSSHFVGIGSHSSRRIQRRSRSTTHRSKSWCVGSRKRSVSRESSNLSLRGSHRSENFPQNICCKLSKEKHAHGNESNYGRPSSTTIQHVKLSSTAGKRLKCPSKSEDASQAGRHCNSPTCLQLQEHRPPSKQEIKQETTFPRPRRTRVVRHRKTKCHYSDIHTAEDISDELSNVDDIRQMSGLSNVHHPAGGKSTQNSI